CCAAAATGTTGGTTGCATGGCGGGCAGGCAGGCCAGGCCACGCCATGCCGACAAGGGCGGAACGGACCTGCGGCGGCCGCCTATCCGCCATTGCCGCTTTCCTCGCTATACACGTCGCGGAAATCGTGGAACTTGCCACTTGCGCTGCGCGGCAATTCGTCGTGATAGCTGATTTCTACACGGAAGGGATATTGGAACCGTTCCTGCAGCTCACGCTCCAACAACGCCGCTTCGCTTGCCGTCAACTCACGCGCAACCACCAACTTTACGTCGAGGCTTTCGCGTTCCTGCCGACGAACCTGAAACTGCTGGACCATTGGCAATTCGCTCAGGAGGTCCTGGAAATTGGGAAAAATTTGGGCGCCGCTCGGCAGTGACATCACGGAGCGCGTGCGCCCGATGATTCGCTTGAGTGCGGGCAGGCCACGCCCGCACGCACATTCACCAACTTCGGCCAAATCGCCGCTGGCATAACGGAGGAGCGGCATAGCGAAATTATGTAATGGCGTGGCGATCACTTGACCTACCTCGCCCGGGACACAAGCTTCTCCCTTTTCATTCAAGATTTCGATATACATCGTTTCCGACTGAAGGTGATAATTCTCGCTCTCCGGACATTGCAGGGCGATGTAGCCGGCTTCGGCTGAACTATAAATATCCACCACCGGCACACCCCACGCCTGCTTGCAGGCGGCACGCGCTTCAGGACGCAGCAAATCAGAGAATGTGATGACCTGGCGCAGGGCGGGAAATTCAATCTGCTCGCGAATGCAATGTTGCGCCAAAGCTTGCGCGTTGCCGGCAAAGGTAAACAGATAATCCGGTTGCATGCGCAGCAGCCATTCAACCTGCTCATGGGTTTTAGTGGTCATGTGAAGCATACAGCTCGGGCCGGTTGCGAAGGTCTGGGACGCGAAATTGCCCCAATTTTTATATAGGTCACCGTGCGGATAACCGGTGTGCTTCCCTTCGATGATTTTGATAATAGCGAGCTTTTTCCGCATATCCCGGTGCCACAAGATTTCGCGTAGCGTCACTGCCTGCCACAACATCTCCGCCAAGCCAGTCTTTAACGTCTTCAAGGGACGCCCGGTTGAGCCGGACGTGAACGTATCGCCAATTTTACCGTGCGCCTCCGGGACCTGGCCGCTGTGAAATTCGGCGCCGCCTTGTTGCACTTCGGCGCGCGTTAGAATTGGCAAGCTGGCGGTGAATGATTCGGGCGTGAGTTTCCAATTCGCGTCGATGCCCCAGGCTTGGCGATTCCTGCGGTAATAGGGAACAGTGTTGAGGGCGTGTTGCACGACGTGCGCCAGTTGGCTGAATTGGTGCAGGCGCAATTGTTCCGGGCTCCACCACTGGCTTTGCTCCAACTGATAGAGCAGCGCCAACAGCTGACCGCCATGTTGCGTGGCGAGGCCCGGCCAGGCGAGTCCGGGCAGCGACGCGTGCGCCGTGGCGGGAAACTCAGAATACGGGCCTTTGCGGTGCGACCCCGCCATGTTTGGAGCGCTCACGTAAGGGGCCTGCCGCCATCCACCGGAATAATACAGCCATTCGAGAATTTTAAACTCGTGGCAATCGCGAGCGCGGCCTGGGCGACATCTTCGGGCTTTGCCAAGCGTTGCAACGGTGTGCGCAGGGACTGCTCGTCCCACCACGCTTGGTCCAGGCCGGTTACAAAATCGGTCTCTGCCAATCCCGGTGACAGCGAAACCACGCGAATGCGTGGCGCCAACGCCCGGGCCAATGACATGGTCATGGTGTTCATCGCTGCCTTGGAGGCGCAATAGGCGATATTGCTGCCCATCGCGGTGGCGCCGGCGATGGAAGAAATATTGATGACCAATCCACCAGTACCGGCGTCGAGCAAAGGGCGAAAAGCGCGGACGCAGGCAAAGGCGCCGCGCCAATTGGTCCGGAAAATCTCATCGATCAGATCATCGTCGAGACCGTCGAGATCGTCATGTGCGACGAAACGCGTGATGCCGGCATTATTGATCAGAATGTCTAGGCGGCCATATTCGGATTCTATCTCCTCAGCCAACGAAGCCAGGCGACCGCTATTTTCGACGGGTGCCTCTTTGGCTGAATGGCCACTGCCCTCTAACGTTCCGGCCAGAGTCTCAGCAGCGGCGGCGCTTTCACGGTAGCCGACGATCAGGCGCGCGCCATGGCTGGCGAATTTGTGGCACATGGCGCGCCCCAGCCCGCCAGCGCCGCCGGTGATGAACACCACGTGATTCTTTAGATCCATCGCGCTCGACATCCCTTTCACAGTTCCGCTCAGAATTCCGCAAATAGTTTGTATTTTTTTGCGTCTTAGCACGCACTCCCTTTGAGCGCATCCGGGTGACAAAGCGACTCGACGGCGGGATGGCTAATCAGCCATATTGCCGCCAACCAATAGATTCATTCATGGAAATTATAGCATGCTGCAGCAACAAGATTTAACCGCCCGTATCGGAGTGGATATCGGCGGCACCTTCACAGACGTGGTGCTGGAAAAAGGTCAGATGCGCCATACCGCCAAAGTTTTGACCACGCCGCGCGCACCCGAAGAGGGCGTGGCGGCAGGCATCCGCGGTGTGCTGGCCGATTCCGGCGTCACGCCGGATGACGTATCCCTCATCATTCACGGCACAACGCTCGCGACCAACGCCCTGATCGAGCGCAAAGGCGTGACCACCGCGCTGGTGACGACGGAAGGTTTCCGTGACAGCGTGGAAATGGGATCGGAAAGCCGTTTTGAGCAATATGACATCAACATGGAAAAGCCGCTGCCGCTGGTCCCCCGGCGGCGGCGCTTTGTTGTCGCCGAACGGCTAAACGCTGCCGGAGAGGTCATCTTGGCGCTCGACGAGGCGGCGGTCAAAGCCCTTGCGGAGCCGCTGAAGGAACTTCTCGTCGAGAGTATCGCTATCGGCTTTTTGCATAGTTACGTAAATCCGGTGCACGAGCGCCGCGCGCATGAAATTCTTTCCGCTGCCCTCCCAGACGTGACCTTCACCCTGTCGAGCGCCGTGGCACCGGAAATGCGCGAATATGAGCGCTTCTCGACGGCCTGCGCCAATGCTTATGTGCAGCCGATCATGGCGCGATATCTGCGTCGGCTGGAATCCGGACTAAAGAAACAAGGCTTTGGTTGCCCGCTCTTCGTCATGCTTTCGGGCGGCGGCGTCGCGGATATTGAAACCGGCATCCGGTTTCCCATCCGCCTGGTCGAATCGGGACCGGTAGGCGGCGCCATATTTTCCAGCTACACCGCTGCCGAGTGCGGTCTATCGCAAGTACTTTCGTTCGACATGGGCGGGACCACGGCCAAGATCTGTGTGATCAACGATTCAAAGCCGCATGCCGAGCGCTCCTTCGAGGTCGCGCGAGCGCACCGGTTTTTGAAAGGAAGCGGGCTGCCGCTCAGAATCCCAGTAATTCAGATGGTGGAAATCGGCGCCGGCGGCGGCTCGCTAGCACATGTCGATGCGCTCGGGCGCATTACCGTCGGCCCCGAAAGTGCGGGCGCGGAGCCCGGCCCGGCGTGCTACGGCCGGGGCGGCGAAGCCCCCGCCGTGACCGATGCGGACGTCGCTCTTGGGCGAATTGATCCAGAAGCCTTCGCCGGCGGCCGGCTCACTCTCGACGCGAAATTGGCCGACGCCGCGCTTACGCGCGATGTCGGCGCCGCCTTGTCGCTCGCACCCGATATGGCAGCGCTCGGCATCAGCGAGATGGTGGACGAAAACATGGCAAGCGCGGCGCGGGTGCACGCCATTGAGATCGGCGCGTCGCTCTCGGGGCGCACCATGATCGCGTTTGGCGGCGCCGCGCCTTTGCATGCAGCGCGCCTGGCGGAAAAGCTTGATATTGACCGGGTGCTCATTCCGACCAACGCGGCGGTCGGTTCGGCGGTCGGATTTCTCCGCGCGCCGGTGGCCTATCAGGTGGTGCGTAGCGCCTACCAGAAAATCAGCGGCTTCGACGCGGAAGCCGCCAATGAAGTGCTCACTGCCATGCAGGCCGAGGCCTTGGAAGTGGTGCGGCGCGGTGCGCCCGGTGCCGATACGACTGAAAAGCGAACCGCTTTCATGCGCTATCTCGGCCAAGGTCACGAGGTGGCGGTGGAATTGCCGGCGCGCGACTGGGAATCGGGCGATGGAACTTTCATCCGCCGGGCGTTCGAAGCGGCCTATGAAAAAACTTATGGCCGCATCATTGCCAATCTCGACCTGGAACTGGTGAGTTGGGTGGTTGAAGTCAGCGCGGTTACCGACGCGCCAGGGCTGGCCGGCGCAGTGAGCGAAAAGCCGGCGCCTGCGCCCTATGCCAGCCGCCGCTTGCTCGATGCCGGCACCGGCCAGTATGTCGAGGCGCCGGCCTATCGGCGCGACGACCTGCAACCCGGCAGCCGCGTGAGTGGGCCCGCCATTATTGTCGAGGATGACACGTCAACGGTGGTCAGCCCAACATTCGACGCCACGATGAATGCGCTGGGTTATATTGTACTGGAACGTAAAAACAGGGAGCTGTCGTCATGAGCGGGGAAGCCGGCGCGCTCAAGCGCATTCGAAGCCAGATTATGTGGAACCGGCTGATTTCGGTCGTCGAGGAGCAGGCACAAACACTATTGCGCACCGCCTTCAGCACCACCGTGCGCGAGGCCGGCGATCTTTCCGCCGGCGTTTTCGACGTCGAGGGGCGGATGCTTGCCCAGGCCGTCACCGGCACACCGGGTCACGTCAATTCCATGGCCATCGCGGTCAAACATTTCCTCGACAAATACCCGATGGCAGAGATGCGCGAAGGCGATGCCTATATCACCAACGACCCATGGCTGACCTGCGGCCATTTGCACGACCTCACGGTTGTGACGCCAGTGTTCAAAGACGGCCGGCCGGTCGGCTCCTTCGCCAGCACCGCCCATGTGGTCGACATCGGCGGGCGCGGCTTCGGCCCCGACGGGCGCGCCGTGTTCGAAGAAGGGCTCTATATCCCGATCATGCCGCTGGTACGCGCTGGGGTGATCAACGAAGACCTGATGGAGATGGTGCGCTGGAATGTGCGCGAGCCGCTCCAGGTGGAGGGCGATATTCTCTCGCTGATCTCCTGCAATCACGCAGGTGCCCGCAGGCTTCTCGGTATGATGACCGAGTTTTCGCTGGAGTCTCTGGACGACCTTGCTGACGACATTCTCACGCGGTCGCGTGACGCCGCGCTGGCCGGCATCCGTAAACTGCCCGCCGGCACCTATCACAACCGCCTCACCATGGACGGCTATGATGAGCCCGTCGAACTGGTCGCCGCCATGACGATCAGCGAAAACGGCGTACATGTGGATTTTGCTGGCTCTTCGCCGGTCAGTAATTACGGCATCAATGTCGTGCTCAACTACACGATCGCCTATACCAGCTTCGGCGTGAAATGCATCGTTGCCAAAGACGTCCCCAACAATGCTGGCTCGCTTTCGACCATCACGGTGAGCGCTCCGGAGGGTTCGATCCTAAACGCGCCACGCCCCTGGCCGGTGGCGTCGCGTCATATCATCGGCCACCTGTTGCCCGACACTGTGTTTGGCTGCCTGCATCAGGCGGCGCCGAATCAGGTGCCGGCGGAGGGTGCGTCTTCGCTCTGGATCGTGCAATTGCGCGGCGGTGCCGGGGCCCTCGACAGGGATTCACGGCAAAATGCCATGGTCGAGACTCCACCGTTCGAAGTCGCACTTTTCAACTCTGGCGGCGCCGGAGCACGGCCTGCGCTCGACGGTCTCTCAACCACGGCCTTTCCGAGCGGCGTACGAACCATGCCGGTGGAAGCGACCGAAACAGTTGCTCCGATAATCGTCTGGCGCAAGGAGATGGCCGAGGATTCTGGCGGCGCTGGGAGCGAGCGCGGCGGACTCGGGCAGGAGATGGAGATCGGCGGCGCTAACGGCGTGCCGTTCAGCGTACTGGCGCAGTTTGAGCGCGTGGACCATCCCGCACGCGGGCGCGAAGGCGGTGGCAACGGCGCCGCAGGAAAAGTCGGACTGGCCTCGGGGAACTCACTGCGCTCCAAGGGCCAGCAGAGCATCCCGCCGCACGACCGTTTACAATTGACGCTTCCCGGCGGCGCCGGTTACGGCGACCCCTTCAAGCGCGACCCGGAACGGGTCGAAGAGGATGTGCGCGACGGCTTGGTGAGCATTGCGCGTGCCAAGCAGGATTACGGCGTACAAATCTCACCTGACGGTGGGCTCGATGTAAAAAGCAGCGATAGGCTGCGCGCCAAGCAGGGCGCGGCGCACGACTGAGAGATCACGCTGCCGAGTAAAGCGCCTAGCCCCGCGGCAATACGCCGGGGAAAAATTTGATGACCGGGTGATCCCGAGCGATCAGTGCGAGACATATCGACATTCTCAATGTCTTCGCCCGCCTGGTAAATTCATGGAGAAAGCATCGATGGATGTGAAGCATGTTTGTCACTTGCCGGCTTGGCATCGATAGCAGGGAAAGGTCTGGCGCGATGGACGAAATAGAAACACTTGCCCGCGAGACCAAAGTACTGGTTTTCGACCTGTACGGGACCATTGTCGATATGCAGAAGGGCCTCACCGAGGCGGCCACGCCATTCCTGAAGAAAAAGGGGTGGGCGGGAGAGCCACATCGCTTTGTCACTTGGTGGCGGCGCGCGCATTTCGAGAATTCGATGATCGATGCGCTTTGTGACCGAGGTCATACGCCGTATCGGCAAATCGGCCACCGCGCCGTGTCCTACGTCATGGACCGATGCGAAATCTTGTACTCACAGGACGACGTTCGCTGGCTGGTTGGCCAGATCGAGGTGCTGAAACCGTTTCCCGAAACCGTCGAAGCATTGGGGGTTCTGCGTGAAGGCGGCTTCAAGCTGGCGATTTTATCCAATGGCGACCGCGATATGTTGGAAGCCGCGAAGCCTCATATCGGATTCGCGTTCGATCAACTTATCTCCGTCCAGGAGGCAGGTTATTTTAAACCTCACTGGAAGACCTATGAATCGGCGGAAGTGCTGGTCGCTGAAGAACGCTCCAGCTGCTTGTTTGTTGCCAGCCATGTGTTCGACTGCATTGGCGCCAAATCATATGGCATGCGGACAGCCTTTATTGATCGGCACAAACGCCCATTTGTCGAAACCCCTCATCAGGCCGATATGGTCGTAGCAGACCTGGCGGAACTTGCGGCCTCATTGACTGCTGCTTCTGAATAGAATTAGGCCTGTTTTCCCGTGCCGGTAAGGTAAGTTTCCCAATACGCCCGAAATAATGAAATGTTAACCATATCAGTGACATAAGTACGGAGGCGGATGCTCCCTTCGCGGCCAATTGCTGCCGTATTCGTCATTGGTTACTAGAAATGCTAATCTATTGGATGGTTGGGCGAACATATCGAGAAAATGTCGCTCTGAGGGAACCATAAAATATAGATACAGGCGTGGCGGTGAGACAGTGTAATGAGGCGCGACTACCTGAAAGGCGGTAACGCATCGCGGGGTGAATCCCTGACGCTCGCGACGTCTTTTTCCGGCGTTGCTTCGAGCGGACCGATTGAGACCCTCATACCGGTCGACCCGATGTTCGATCAGCAGTGGCATCTGCTCAATACCGGTGCAAGCGGCGGAACGCCGGGCATCGACATCAACGTTACCGATGTATGAGACGACTATACCGGGACCGGCGTCATCATCGGGATTATCGATGACGGCGTGCAGCATGGCCATCCAGATATCAGCGCCAACTACGCCACGGCACTTGATCATGATGCGCGCGATGGTGACGGCGACGCAGCCCCCGGCACCTCAGGCGACAATCATGGCACCACAGTCGCCGGCACCATAGCGGGCGCAGCCGATAACGGCATCGGCGGAACTGGCGTGGCGTTTGGCGCCACAATTGCCGGTTTCCGCATGGGCTATGGAAATGACGGCAATACCGGCCAAATTGTCGAAAATCTGACGCTTCAAGCCAATGTCGACATATCCAATAACAGCTGGGGATATGGCGGCTTCTTCGGCGACGATTTCTCCACGGCTGAATTCCAACCTGCAGCCGATGCGATCCTCAACGCCGTAACGGAAGGCCGCGATGGGCTGGGCACTGTCTTCGTGTTTGCCGCCGGCAATGGCCGGGAAATCGGGCAGGACGCGAACTACCACAGTTTCCAGAATACGCCTCACACCATCGCCGTTGCAGCGCTCGATCATAATGGTCAGGTAGCGGCCTTCAGCACGCCAGGTGCGCCGGTTCTGATATCGGCGCCGGGAGTCGGCATTGTCACCACCGACCGGACCGGTACTGACGGCTACGTCTCGGGCGATTATGTCAGCATCAACGGCACGTCGTTTTCGGCTCCGATCACGAGCGGCTTGGTGGCGCTCATGCTTGAGGCCAATCCCGATCTTGGATATCGGGATGTTCAGGAAATTTTGGCCTACTCAGCGCGCCAGACTGATTCAAGCTCACCGGGCTGAGATGTAAACGGCGCCACAAACTGGAATGGCGACGGACCCCACGTCAGTCATGATTATGGCTATGGCCTGATTGACGCCTATTCGGCGGTCAGATTGGCCGAGACATGGGATTTAACGAGCACCCAAGCGAATTTGGCTTCGATCAGCGCCAGCTCTGCGCCGTCGCTCGTCATACTGGACAATGCAACGATCACCGATACGATCACATTCTCCTCCGGTATTCGAATTGATCACATCGAAGTCGATCTCGATCTCACCCACACATGGCTTGGCGATATCATTATTACGCTCACGTCCCCCGACGAAACCACGAGCGTGTTGGTAAATCGGCCGGGAGTGAGCGGCGTCAGTTTGTGGGGCGCGTCCCAAGACGATATCGATTTTACACTTACCAGCACGCATCACTGGGGCGAAGTCGGCGCCGAAACCTGGACGCTGGCGGTCACTGATCTTGTCGGTGGCGATTCGGGCGTTCTTAACAATTGGACGCTGCGTTTGTTGGGGGATTCACTGACCACCGATGACACCTATGTCTACACAGACGAGTTCGGCGCGTTTACCGGCGCCGGCGACGACGCCTGCCGGGTCCTGAGCAATTCCGAAGGCATCGACACGTTAAATGCTGCTGCGGTTACCTCGGATTCAATCATCGACCTCAATCCAGGCGCAAACGGCACGCTCGCCGGGAATAGTTTGGTGATTGCGTCCGGAACCGTGATTGAGAACGTCTATGCCGGCGATGGCAACGATCTGCTGACGGGCAATTCCGCTGACAACAGCCTTCATGGCGGGCGCGGTGACGACGTCCTCTCCGGTGGCGACGGCAGCGATTATCTTGTGGGCGGGAGTGGCGACGACATTCTCTCCGGCGGTGGCGGCAACAATTATTTCGACGCCGGGAGCGGCGCAAATAGATTCGTCGTCGGCGCGGGCGAGGCCAGCGATACAATCTCAGTAAGCGACAGCGCCTCGAGTACCGATATTCTGCAATTCGTTGGCGGCATCGGGCTGAGCGATGTTGGCTTTACTCAAAGCAGCAATGATTTGACCATAACGCTCTCCGAGACACATGGGGGGGGGGGAGCGGTCAGCGTGTCCGACTTCTTCACGGTTGGCGGCGCGTAACGCATCGACATGATCGAGTTTGACGGTGGCGCGACGATGCTGAACGTCTCCAACTATGCGCAGTTGAGCGATTTTCAAATACCCGGCGTTAACGCAGCGCCGACGGTCGGCGACCAGGATTTCTAGGTGGCGGAGAACTCGGCCGCAGGCACGGCCGTGGGGACGGTTGCGGCAAGCGACCCGGATGCGGGCGATGCGCTGAGCTACGCGATCACATCAGGAAATCAAGACGGCGCCTTTGCGATTGATACGGACGGGGTGATCACGGTTCAAGGCGGGCTCGATTTTGAGGCGCTGTCGAGCTACGCGCTGACGGTCCAAGTTACCGATGGCGGTCTGGCGCGGTTGTGGCGTTGACAGTCACCACTGAGGACATCTCGTCGGTGATCTCGGGCACCCCTGGGAGCGATACGCTGGTTGGCACGGCGCTGGACGAGACGCTATCCGGCGACGGCGGCGGCGATACCTATATTTACGGTCTTGGCGGTGGCAATGACAAGATTATGGACAGCGCTGGCGTTGACCGGCTTGTCCTTGGCCAGGAAGCGGACATCACGTCATTCGAGAGCGCCGGGAACGACTTGATCTTTAGCTTCGCAGATGGTGGCTCGGTACGCGTGGCAGATATGCTTGGTGGCCAGGCGGTGGAAGAGCTGTCGTTCAGCTCGGCGCCGGGTACCGTCCATGAACTGCACCTCGGGGTGAGCTCGAGCGATGGCAATGACTGGATGGTGGCCGGGGCGGCGATTGGATTGCTGGCGGCGACGGCGAGGACTTCCCGACCGGTGGCAGAGGCTCGGATGAGGATCGGCTTTTTGGCGGCGCCGGGGACGACAATCTGATCGGGAGATCGGGCGACGACATCCTCAACGGTGGCACGGGCAACGACTTTTTGAAAGGCGAACGTGGCGATGATCTGTTCGTGTTCAAGGATGGCGACAGCGCGGCTCGAATCTCGATATTCAACGCCGGCGCCGGCACGGACGACGTTATCGACCTGACGGGATCATCGGCGGTTAATGACTTCGACGATGTGCAGAGCATCGTTAGCCAGGTGGCAAGCAATACTGTGATCGATCTGGGCAACGGCTATTCAATCACCCTCCTCGGCGTCAATGTCGGTGATCTGAACCAGGACGATTTTCTTTTATGAGTGAGTCCCGACGGGTCAAATCGGTGCAGAACAACAATCAACTGCGACCGCTCCACGTGATGTCGAGCAATGCCCCGGTTCGGCAAGTTTCGAATATTGTTGGGTCGACGGAGGCGAAAGCGTGAGGGGGCCTGCCCGCGAGGAGCTTCGAGACGCGTTTGCGGCTTGCCGAAGTGGATTTATCGCGGTTGCCCTATTCAGCCTGTTCATCAATCTGCTGATGCTCGTCACGCCGCTCTACATGCTGCAGTTATTTGATCGTGTGCTCGGCAGCCGCAGCACAGACACGCTCATGGTATTGACGATCATCACAGTCCTGGGTCTGCTCGCCATGGCGGGGCTGATGGTTGTGCGCGGGCGCATCCTGGTATGGATCGGCACTTGGATCGACCGAAGTATCAGCGGCAGCGTACTGGCGGCAGGAATCGAGCAGGCGATCGTGGGACGAGAGCCCTCGGCTCAAGGGCTGCGGGACGTTTCAACTGTGCGCAGCTTTCTGACGGGTGTTGGGATTTTCCCCATGATGGATGCGCCGTGGACTCCAATTTTTATTGTTATCGTCTTTCTGCTGCATCCCTTGCTGGGGTGCGTATCGCTAGTCGGAGCCAGCATTTTATTTGCCCTTGCGTTGGTCAAC
This portion of the Pseudomonadota bacterium genome encodes:
- a CDS encoding haloacid dehalogenase type II is translated as MDEIETLARETKVLVFDLYGTIVDMQKGLTEAATPFLKKKGWAGEPHRFVTWWRRAHFENSMIDALCDRGHTPYRQIGHRAVSYVMDRCEILYSQDDVRWLVGQIEVLKPFPETVEALGVLREGGFKLAILSNGDRDMLEAAKPHIGFAFDQLISVQEAGYFKPHWKTYESAEVLVAEERSSCLFVASHVFDCIGAKSYGMRTAFIDRHKRPFVETPHQADMVVADLAELAASLTAASE
- a CDS encoding phenylacetate--CoA ligase family protein, producing MSAPNMAGSHRKGPYSEFPATAHASLPGLAWPGLATQHGGQLLALLYQLEQSQWWSPEQLRLHQFSQLAHVVQHALNTVPYYRRNRQAWGIDANWKLTPESFTASLPILTRAEVQQGGAEFHSGQVPEAHGKIGDTFTSGSTGRPLKTLKTGLAEMLWQAVTLREILWHRDMRKKLAIIKIIEGKHTGYPHGDLYKNWGNFASQTFATGPSCMLHMTTKTHEQVEWLLRMQPDYLFTFAGNAQALAQHCIREQIEFPALRQVITFSDLLRPEARAACKQAWGVPVVDIYSSAEAGYIALQCPESENYHLQSETMYIEILNEKGEACVPGEVGQVIATPLHNFAMPLLRYASGDLAEVGECACGRGLPALKRIIGRTRSVMSLPSGAQIFPNFQDLLSELPMVQQFQVRRQERESLDVKLVVARELTASEAALLERELQERFQYPFRVEISYHDELPRSASGKFHDFRDVYSEESGNGG
- a CDS encoding hydantoinase/oxoprolinase family protein, which produces MLQQQDLTARIGVDIGGTFTDVVLEKGQMRHTAKVLTTPRAPEEGVAAGIRGVLADSGVTPDDVSLIIHGTTLATNALIERKGVTTALVTTEGFRDSVEMGSESRFEQYDINMEKPLPLVPRRRRFVVAERLNAAGEVILALDEAAVKALAEPLKELLVESIAIGFLHSYVNPVHERRAHEILSAALPDVTFTLSSAVAPEMREYERFSTACANAYVQPIMARYLRRLESGLKKQGFGCPLFVMLSGGGVADIETGIRFPIRLVESGPVGGAIFSSYTAAECGLSQVLSFDMGGTTAKICVINDSKPHAERSFEVARAHRFLKGSGLPLRIPVIQMVEIGAGGGSLAHVDALGRITVGPESAGAEPGPACYGRGGEAPAVTDADVALGRIDPEAFAGGRLTLDAKLADAALTRDVGAALSLAPDMAALGISEMVDENMASAARVHAIEIGASLSGRTMIAFGGAAPLHAARLAEKLDIDRVLIPTNAAVGSAVGFLRAPVAYQVVRSAYQKISGFDAEAANEVLTAMQAEALEVVRRGAPGADTTEKRTAFMRYLGQGHEVAVELPARDWESGDGTFIRRAFEAAYEKTYGRIIANLDLELVSWVVEVSAVTDAPGLAGAVSEKPAPAPYASRRLLDAGTGQYVEAPAYRRDDLQPGSRVSGPAIIVEDDTSTVVSPTFDATMNALGYIVLERKNRELSS
- a CDS encoding hydantoinase B/oxoprolinase family protein codes for the protein MSGEAGALKRIRSQIMWNRLISVVEEQAQTLLRTAFSTTVREAGDLSAGVFDVEGRMLAQAVTGTPGHVNSMAIAVKHFLDKYPMAEMREGDAYITNDPWLTCGHLHDLTVVTPVFKDGRPVGSFASTAHVVDIGGRGFGPDGRAVFEEGLYIPIMPLVRAGVINEDLMEMVRWNVREPLQVEGDILSLISCNHAGARRLLGMMTEFSLESLDDLADDILTRSRDAALAGIRKLPAGTYHNRLTMDGYDEPVELVAAMTISENGVHVDFAGSSPVSNYGINVVLNYTIAYTSFGVKCIVAKDVPNNAGSLSTITVSAPEGSILNAPRPWPVASRHIIGHLLPDTVFGCLHQAAPNQVPAEGASSLWIVQLRGGAGALDRDSRQNAMVETPPFEVALFNSGGAGARPALDGLSTTAFPSGVRTMPVEATETVAPIIVWRKEMAEDSGGAGSERGGLGQEMEIGGANGVPFSVLAQFERVDHPARGREGGGNGAAGKVGLASGNSLRSKGQQSIPPHDRLQLTLPGGAGYGDPFKRDPERVEEDVRDGLVSIARAKQDYGVQISPDGGLDVKSSDRLRAKQGAAHD
- a CDS encoding SDR family NAD(P)-dependent oxidoreductase, with product MDLKNHVVFITGGAGGLGRAMCHKFASHGARLIVGYRESAAAAETLAGTLEGSGHSAKEAPVENSGRLASLAEEIESEYGRLDILINNAGITRFVAHDDLDGLDDDLIDEIFRTNWRGAFACVRAFRPLLDAGTGGLVINISSIAGATAMGSNIAYCASKAAMNTMTMSLARALAPRIRVVSLSPGLAETDFVTGLDQAWWDEQSLRTPLQRLAKPEDVAQAALAIATSLKFSNGCIIPVDGGRPLT
- a CDS encoding cadherin repeat domain-containing protein — its product is MAENSAAGTAVGTVAASDPDAGDALSYAITSGNQDGAFAIDTDGVITVQGGLDFEALSSYALTVQVTDGGLARLWR
- a CDS encoding S8 family serine peptidase, which gives rise to MIGIIDDGVQHGHPDISANYATALDHDARDGDGDAAPGTSGDNHGTTVAGTIAGAADNGIGGTGVAFGATIAGFRMGYGNDGNTGQIVENLTLQANVDISNNSWGYGGFFGDDFSTAEFQPAADAILNAVTEGRDGLGTVFVFAAGNGREIGQDANYHSFQNTPHTIAVAALDHNGQVAAFSTPGAPVLISAPGVGIVTTDRTGTDGYVSGDYVSINGTSFSAPITSGLVALMLEANPDLGYRDVQEILAYSARQTDSSSPG
- a CDS encoding proprotein convertase P-domain-containing protein; the encoded protein is MAETWDLTSTQANLASISASSAPSLVILDNATITDTITFSSGIRIDHIEVDLDLTHTWLGDIIITLTSPDETTSVLVNRPGVSGVSLWGASQDDIDFTLTSTHHWGEVGAETWTLAVTDLVGGDSGVLNNWTLRLLGDSLTTDDTYVYTDEFGAFTGAGDDACRVLSNSEGIDTLNAAAVTSDSIIDLNPGANGTLAGNSLVIASGTVIENVYAGDGNDLLTGNSADNSLHGGRGDDVLSGGDGSDYLVGGSGDDILSGGGGNNYFDAGSGANRFVVGAGEASDTISVSDSASSTDILQFVGGIGLSDVGFTQSSNDLTITLSETHGGGGAVSVSDFFTVGGA